Below is a genomic region from Streptomyces roseoviridis.
GTCCGCCGACCTTGTACGTGGCCATCATGGAGATCAGGTCGTCGCGCGGGTCGGAGCGGCGCAGCATCACCTGGTGCAGCAGGTACGGGATCAACTGCTGGTGTCCGGCGCGGCGTTCCTCCGGGGTGCGGCCGAGGAAGGCCACGTCGCAGACCCGTACCACCATGTCGCGGTCCTTCTCGGGGACGTCGAGGAGGTCGCACATGACGGCGAGCGGCAGCGCGGAGACCACGTCGACGAGGTCGACCTCGCCCTGCTCGACGGCCCGGTCGAAGAGCTCGCCGGCCCGTTCGGCGATCGAGCGCGCGGCGCCGCGCACCCCGCCCTTGGAGAAGAACGGGTTGGCGGGGGCCCGCAGTTCGCGGTGCCGGGGCGGGTCGGTGAGGGCCATCATGCGGCCCGATCCGACGGGCACGTTGCCCTGACCGGCGCCGAGCAGCGAGCCGGACTCCGAGCTGAACACGGCCGCGTTGCGCAGCACGTCGGCCGACTCGCGGTAGGTGAGCACCGACCAGACCGGACCGTCGTCGACGGTGTCGGTGAGGTGCACCGGGGCCTGCCTGCGCAGTTCGTCGACCAGGGCCGGGGTGTCGGACCGGGCCCACAGGCCCGGGTCGGTGAGGTCGACGCCGGTCGTGGTGGCCGTGGCGGGGGCGGTGGTGGTCAG
It encodes:
- a CDS encoding cytochrome P450, translated to MLTTTAPATATTTGVDLTDPGLWARSDTPALVDELRRQAPVHLTDTVDDGPVWSVLTYRESADVLRNAAVFSSESGSLLGAGQGNVPVGSGRMMALTDPPRHRELRAPANPFFSKGGVRGAARSIAERAGELFDRAVEQGEVDLVDVVSALPLAVMCDLLDVPEKDRDMVVRVCDVAFLGRTPEERRAGHQQLIPYLLHQVMLRRSDPRDDLISMMATYKVGGRLLPVEDVVLNLDNIVVGGVQTVRHTAAMGLHTLVQRPDLWRKLQRGEVSMDSAVDELLRWTSVGLHTLRTATRDVELGGRHIHRGDRVAVWVWSANRDPEAFEAPEEIRLDRSPNKHLALGLGAHYCIGAPLAKAELSALYTAALEKAAVIEPTGPVRHNRSIINFGLDHFPVRLTPR